The nucleotide window TACCTTCTTGCTCTATCGGGTTTTGTGTGGCTAATACCATAAACAAGTCAGGTAATTTATAGGTCTTACCTGCCACCGTAATTTGTCTTTCCTCCATGGCTTCTAACAAGGCTGCTTGCACTTTTGCAGGTGAGCGGTTTATTTCATCCGCTAACAATAAGTTATTGAATACCGGCCCTTTCTGAAAGGTCAAAACCGGTTTGCCATCCACTTCTTGATATACTTCAGTACCGGTCACATCAGACGGCAATAAATCAGGGGTAAATTGTACCCGCCCTAATGTTACCGTTAAGGTATTGGCGAGGCTTTTAATAGAGCGCGTTTTCGCTGTACCCGGTAATCCCTCTAATAAGACATTACCATTGGTTAATAATGCTAATAGTAATGCGTCAACTACATGTTCTTGACCAATAACGGACTGCTGAATTTGTCGCTTAAGCTCTAGTATCGCTTGGTAACTGTCTGACATGAAAGGGCCTCATTCTTGTTAGAGTTCAACATAACGTATCGCCTGTGATGGATAGCAAACTGTTGTAGCCGTCATTTACGACGTTACAACACTATTAAGAATAGATAGATAATAGACAAAGCAAGGCTGAGTTCGCTAAAAAAACATAAATACGTTCAAAAATTGCGTTTTTATAAAGAGTTTTATGCGATTAAATGGTGTTACTGCGCATTCAGTCTTTGCTGTAATTGCTCAATAACTTGTTGTGGCGCGTATTGCGCTAGCTCTTCAATACATTGCCCGGCAGCAAATGCTTTGTAACGAATTTGCATATCGCACAACGCATACAGATGCTCTGGATTGCGACTGTTTAAAAACGCTTGCCGCAGCATGTTCTGTGCACGTTTGATGTCGGTTTGCTCCAAACTTAAACCATATACGTACAGGTATTGACCATTGTTAGGTTCTCGTTCGACCGCCATTTGAAAATATTGATTGGCTTTGGCTTTTTGTTGCGCTCGTATATTGGCCAGTCCAAGGTTATAGGGTATCTCAGCATTGCGTGGCACCGCTGCAAGCCCTTGCTCTAACACCTCTATCGACTTTTGATGTGCGCCATTTGGATTTTGGCGACGATATAATTCAGCTAAGTTAATGTAGGATCCGGCAAAAACAGGTTCTTGCTTAATGCCCGCCAAAAACATCTGCTCAGACTTTTCCATATCGCCTTGATAACTATATACGGTGCCCAAATTTGAATAAGCAAAACCGCGATCACGATTATATTCTTGCAGGGTAATGTAGTCATCAAGTGCTGGGGTCATTTGTTGTCGTTGATCATTGGATAATTGCGACCAAAAACGTACCAAACTGTAGGCGGCTTCAGCGCGCACTGCTAGTACCTTGTCGTCTAATAATGGCGCAATGATTCGCCACAGCTTATTTAACTCAAGTCCAGCGGCACCGCGAATGGCACCAAACCGAATGTTACTATCCGGATCTTTTACCCCTCGCGCAATGGCTATCATGGTATTGGTATTATTAAAGGCTGCCATACGCTCGAGTGCGGAGGCACGAATGATGTTGGCATTTTGTTTATTTTGCGACACATGAGACAAGGCATCTGCCGCTTGCGGCATGCCTACATCCGCGGCAGCAAATACCGGGGCAAAGTGGCGTTCACTGGTGATGGCAGAATTGGGGTACCAATTATTGACCTGCTCTAACGACCATTGACTGTTTTTATCGTCATGACAACCAAGACAGGTATCTTTGACGCCGAGGTTTACGGCAAAGTCTGGTCTTGGGATGTGCCAACCGTGATCCCGTCTGGGGTCGATTTGCATATAGGTGGTCTCTGCCATGTGGCAATTTACACACTGGCTACCAGCGCTGTCCTCAGGGTGTTTGTGATGCGCGGTATCATTGTATGTTTGAGATTCATGACACTGCAGACATACAACGTCTTGCGGCATTATCAGCTTAGCGCTATGGGGATCGTGACAATTACTGCACACCACACCTTTTGCACTCATCTTACTTTGTAAAAATGAACCATAGACATAGTTTTCATCATATATCTGCCCATCAGGGTAATATAACGCAGCGTTAATTAAACTTAGGATATAACGTTGCCCCAGCTCTTTATTACTAACATGGTCTTCACCGCTGATTTGTACATGACGACTATGACATTGCGCGCAAACTAGGGTTTGTTGTGTTTCATTAATCGATTTTGGTTGTAAGGTGCTAACGTTATCCTGTTTTATCCACTCACTTACCGATTTGACAACCGTGCGATCAAAGCCTTTTAATGGCGTATTTTTATCTCGCGTTTTGCTCCAGGTAATATGTTCGCTAGCTGGACCGTGGCAGGCTTCACAACCAACGTTTATTTCATCGAATGTGGTGTTATAGGTATTTGTTTTTGCGTCAAAGTTCTTTTTTACATTGGTTGAGTGGCAATCGGCACACATGTAATTCCAATTTTGCCCGGTATTGGTCCAAAAAAACTCTTCTCGATGATCGGTAAATTGTGGATATAGGTGAAACCAACGTTGACCGCCGGCAGATTTGTCTCTTGCATCCCATGCAAATGGAATGAGTTGTACCCGGCCATCGTCAAATTCAACCATGTATTGCTGTAATGGGTGAATGCCAAAGGTGTATTTGATCTGATAGTCGTGAAACTTACCATCCGCGCCTTCGATATGAACCCAATATTGCTGCTCACGTTTGAAGAAGCGATTTTCCTTGCCATTAAAGCGTAGCGTGGCATCGTTAAAATCACCCAGCACCGCATCGGGTTTGGCATGGCGCATGGCAAGATCATGATGAGACCCTTTCCAGGCTTTGGTTTGCTGTTCATGACAGGTTGCACATTGCTGGGTGCCAACGTAGTCGGCAGCCTGAGTAGCTGGTGATAAAAACAACCACAAGGCACATAAACTATGCGCCACACTTCTACCCGTCATATACATAGCACTCCAGTGAACATCATTGGTTCGAGAAACTACACACTTCTCGATTTATTTTAATAAGATACGCTAACTATCTTAATTTTATACCATTTTTAAACAATCAGGAAAATCTCCAAGCCGTTAAAAACTACTCAAAAAGAACGGTATGATAAGTGCGTTGGCTAAGTCGATAAAGAACGCACAGACCAAAGGAACAACGATAAAGGCCAGCGTTGATGTA belongs to Thalassotalea sp. HSM 43 and includes:
- a CDS encoding multiheme c-type cytochrome encodes the protein MTGRSVAHSLCALWLFLSPATQAADYVGTQQCATCHEQQTKAWKGSHHDLAMRHAKPDAVLGDFNDATLRFNGKENRFFKREQQYWVHIEGADGKFHDYQIKYTFGIHPLQQYMVEFDDGRVQLIPFAWDARDKSAGGQRWFHLYPQFTDHREEFFWTNTGQNWNYMCADCHSTNVKKNFDAKTNTYNTTFDEINVGCEACHGPASEHITWSKTRDKNTPLKGFDRTVVKSVSEWIKQDNVSTLQPKSINETQQTLVCAQCHSRHVQISGEDHVSNKELGQRYILSLINAALYYPDGQIYDENYVYGSFLQSKMSAKGVVCSNCHDPHSAKLIMPQDVVCLQCHESQTYNDTAHHKHPEDSAGSQCVNCHMAETTYMQIDPRRDHGWHIPRPDFAVNLGVKDTCLGCHDDKNSQWSLEQVNNWYPNSAITSERHFAPVFAAADVGMPQAADALSHVSQNKQNANIIRASALERMAAFNNTNTMIAIARGVKDPDSNIRFGAIRGAAGLELNKLWRIIAPLLDDKVLAVRAEAAYSLVRFWSQLSNDQRQQMTPALDDYITLQEYNRDRGFAYSNLGTVYSYQGDMEKSEQMFLAGIKQEPVFAGSYINLAELYRRQNPNGAHQKSIEVLEQGLAAVPRNAEIPYNLGLANIRAQQKAKANQYFQMAVEREPNNGQYLYVYGLSLEQTDIKRAQNMLRQAFLNSRNPEHLYALCDMQIRYKAFAAGQCIEELAQYAPQQVIEQLQQRLNAQ